TAGCAATCTAGCATTTTCATCCATGAATGCAGCGGGGCATTCAGGCGATGTCATGCTTCGTTGGTTCAATATGGCGAATGAGGATGACTCACTTCAGGTAAAAGTCCCTAATCAACGGGCCTATGTAAGTAATGTCATTGAAGAGGTAAACGAACCGTTACAAATTGACGGCGAAGACTATGTTGATGTTCCAGTTCAAAAACATGGAATCGTGACACTTGGATTCAGCAAGGAAAAGGAGTGAACCCCGTGCAAGGACAATTACCAGTATCCATGAAAGCATTAATTGATGAAGTGAAAACAGTATTCCCGCACGATCAAAAGGTACAGGCACTTTTTGACAATTGTTTTTCCAACACGTATGAAACAACGATTCGACCACAGAATGATGGGACAACATTTGTGATTACTGGGGATATTCCGGCAATGTGGCTGCGCGATTCAGCAGCCCAGGTCCGTCCTTATTTGATGTTAGCTGAAGTTGACGCCGCGATGGCTGACCTGATTGAGGGTGTTATCAACAAACAGATATCCTTTATTAATCATGACCCATACGCCAATGCCTTTAACGAGGAAGCGAATGGCAAACGATATCACGACGATAAGACAGAGATGACACCGCTGCTTTGGGAGCGAAAATATGAAATCGATTCACTCTGCTATCCAATCCAGCTTGCTTATTTATTTTGGAAATCAACCGGAAGAACCTCGCACTTTAATAGGGAATTCCGTGAAGCTGTTGGAAAAATATTGGCGACGTGGAAAACTGAGCAAAACCATGAGCAGGACTCCATCTATCGGTTTGAACGGGATAATTGCCCCGCCCAGGATACGTTGTCACATGAAGGGAAAGGGGCGCCTGTCGGGTATACTGGCATGACCTGGAGCGGTTTCCGCCCGAGTGACGATGCCTGTCAATATGGCTACTTAATACCTGCCAATATGTTCGCGGTAGTTGTCTTACATCAATTAGGAGAAATTGCGGAAGACGTTCTTTTGGATGAGGAACTTGCGGAAACAGCACGTAATCTTGCGAAAGAAATTGATCAGGGAATCAAGGACTTTGGCATCGTTGAACATCCGAAATATGGAACAATCTACGCCTACGAGACAGACGGACTTGGCAATTATAACCTGATGGATGATGCCAATGTTCCAAGCCTGCTGGCACTTCCATATCTCGGTTATTGCCAGGCTGATGATCCAATCTATCAAAATACCAGAAAATTTATTTTGAGTGAAGAAAATCCTTATTACTATCAAGGAGCAGTAGCCAAAGGTGTTGGCAGCCCGCATACACCTGAACAGTATATTTGGCATATTTCCTTAGCCATTCAAGGCATGACCGCAATAACGGGTGAAGAAAAAGAGCAGGTGTTTGACCTTTTTAAACAGACAGATGCGGCCACAAACTTTATGCATGAAGGGTTCCATGTGGACAATCCGGCGAAATTTACGCGGTCATGGTTTTCCTG
This Virgibacillus phasianinus DNA region includes the following protein-coding sequences:
- a CDS encoding glycoside hydrolase family 125 protein is translated as MQGQLPVSMKALIDEVKTVFPHDQKVQALFDNCFSNTYETTIRPQNDGTTFVITGDIPAMWLRDSAAQVRPYLMLAEVDAAMADLIEGVINKQISFINHDPYANAFNEEANGKRYHDDKTEMTPLLWERKYEIDSLCYPIQLAYLFWKSTGRTSHFNREFREAVGKILATWKTEQNHEQDSIYRFERDNCPAQDTLSHEGKGAPVGYTGMTWSGFRPSDDACQYGYLIPANMFAVVVLHQLGEIAEDVLLDEELAETARNLAKEIDQGIKDFGIVEHPKYGTIYAYETDGLGNYNLMDDANVPSLLALPYLGYCQADDPIYQNTRKFILSEENPYYYQGAVAKGVGSPHTPEQYIWHISLAIQGMTAITGEEKEQVFDLFKQTDAATNFMHEGFHVDNPAKFTRSWFSWANSMYSEFLLSRCGRFVKGSPLARQ